The proteins below come from a single Zonotrichia leucophrys gambelii isolate GWCS_2022_RI chromosome 3, RI_Zleu_2.0, whole genome shotgun sequence genomic window:
- the TFB2M gene encoding dimethyladenosine transferase 2, mitochondrial, with translation MLAGRAPLGAAGCGRLLAAGLLRPLLCGLPPCWVTAGRHYPSLRVAEPAKEKRLVRKEQRSSLVVRRFIACPQLARTVRRCLQGGAGPGPQPLLLEFAPGPGILTQSLLDAGFRVVALESNSDFLTGLQSLESSLDGRLKVIHGDFFRMDPMAKGALKPPAVSSEKLFKTLGVAAVPWRADVPLKVFGIVPQQLERNRLWRLLFAMYECSSIYRYGRVELNLFISEKEYTVLTAKPGKSKIYQALTVLAQLGYEIELLHKEPWSSFATNLKNGGLAIPKAGRLPNDHFCLVRLTPQQNLFTGGLKPSNASTFIFMVKQSFAKPKSKLTDRLNSWSLDNSDRLLKALEIPRNASMYNLYPEDYKRLFEALQNSHLFAETFFHDEVLTSTRTMNLLI, from the exons ATGCTggcgggccgggccccgctGGGCGCCGCGGGCTGCGGCCGCCTCCTGGCAGCGGGGCTGCTGCGGCCGCTGCTCTGCGGGCTGCCGCCGTGCTGGGTGACGGCGGGGCGGCACTACCCGTCCCTGCGGGTAGCGGAGCCGGCGAAGGAGAAGCGGCTCGTGCGTAAGGAGCAGCGGAGCAGCCTCGTGGTCCGCCGCTTCATCGCCTGCCCGCAGCTGGCGCGCACCGTGCGGCGCTGCCTGCAGGGCGGAGCCGGTCccggcccccagcccctgctgctcgAGTTCGCTCCCG GTCCTGGAATTTTGACTCAATCTCTGCTTGATGCAGGTTTTAGAGTGGTAGCTCTGGAAAGTAACTCAGATTTTCTTACAGGCTTACAG tCCCTAGAGAGTAGCCTGGATGGGCGGTTAAAGGTGATTCATGGTGACTTCTTCAGAATGGATCCTATGGCGAAGGGAGCTTTGAAACCACCTGCTGTGTCTTctgaaaaactttttaaaaccCTGGGTGTAGCAGCAGTTCCTTGGAGGGCAG ATGTTCCTTTGAAAGTTTTTGGAATCGTGCCACAACAGTTGGAAAGAAACAGACTTTGGAGACTTCTTTTTGCCATGTATGAATGCAGTTCCATATACAGATACGGGAGAGTGGAACTCAACCTCTTCATAAGTGAAAAAGAGTATACG gTATTAACAGCAAAGCCTGGGAAGTCAAAGATTTATCAAGCACTTACTGTACTTGCACAACTAGGGTATGAGATTGAACTACTGCATAAG gaaccttGGTCTTCATTTGCAACCAATTTGAAAAATGGGGGACTGGCCATACCAAAAGCTGGG CGGCTGCCAAATGACCATTTCTGTTTGGTACGACTGACTCCTCAGCAAAATCTATTTACAGGAGGCTTGAAGCCCTCAAATGCATCTACCTTTATTTTCATGGTGAAACAGTCCTTTGCTAAACCTAAGTCTAAACTTACTGATAGATTAAA ttcCTGGAGCTTGGACAATAGTGACAGATTACTGAAAGCACTAGAAATTCCCAGAAATGCTTCAATGTATAACTTGTATCCAGAAGACTATAAGCGTCTTTTCGAGGCTTTGCAAAACTCTCATTTGTTTGCTGAGACCTTCTTCCATGATGAAGTCTTGACAAGTACAAGGACCATGAACTTATTAATCTAA